The Balearica regulorum gibbericeps isolate bBalReg1 chromosome 30, bBalReg1.pri, whole genome shotgun sequence genome includes a window with the following:
- the LOC104635527 gene encoding olfactory receptor 14J1 — translation MFNSSSITHFLLLAFAESREMQLLHFWLFLGIYLAALLSNGLIITAIACDHRLHTPMYFFLLNLSLLDLGSISTTLPKSMANSLWDTRDISYAGCAAQLFLFVFLMSSEFYLLTVMAYDRYVAICKPLHYGTLLGSRACVHMAAAAWGAGFLNAMLHTANTFSLPLCRGNAIDQFFCEVPQILKLSCSEFYLREVGVLVVSLCLAFGCFVFIVLSYVQIFRAVLRIPSEQGRHKTFSTCLPHLAVVSLFISTVMFAYLKPPSMFSLSLDLVVTVLYSVLPPTVNPLIYSMRNQELKDALRKLISSTLF, via the coding sequence ATGttcaacagcagctccatcacccaCTTCCTTCTCCTGGCATTTGCAGAGTCACGGGAgatgcagctcttgcacttctggctcttcctgggcatctacctggctgccctcctgaGCAACGGCCTCATCATCACCGCCATAGCCTGTGACCACcgcctccacacccccatgtacttcttcctcctcaacctctccctcctcgacctgggctccatctccaccactCTCCCCAAATCCATGGCCAATTCCCTCTGGGACACCAGGGACATTTCCTATGCAggatgtgctgcacagctctttctgtttgtctttttgatGTCCTCAGAGTTTTATCTTCTCACCGTCATGGCCTATGACCGCTACGTTGCCATCTGCAAACCCCTGCACTACgggaccctcctgggcagcagagcttgtgtccacatggcagcagctgcctggggcgCTGGTTTCCTCAATGCCATGCTGCACACGGCCAATACATTTTCACTACCACTCTGCCGAGGCAATGCCATAgaccagttcttctgtgaagtCCCTCAGATCCTCAAACTCTCCTGCTCAGAATTCTACCTCAGGGAAGTTGGGGTCCTTGTGGTTAGTCTTTGTTTAGcatttgggtgttttgttttcattgtgctgtcctacgtgcagatcttcagggccgtgctgaggatcccctctgagcagggacggcacaaaaccttttccacgtgcctccctcacctggctGTGGTCTCCCTGTTTATCAGTACCGTCATGTTTGCCTATCTGAAGCCCCCTTCcatgttctccctctctttggaTCTGGTGGTGACAGTTCTATACTCAGTTCTGCCTCCCACAgtgaaccccctcatctacagcatgaggaaccaggagCTCAAGGATGCCCTGAGGAAGCTGAtttcatcaacactgttttaa
- the LOC104635529 gene encoding olfactory receptor 10K2, which translates to MGNNNQTLATDFIFLGFSSLTELQKLLLVVFLLLYLVTLSMNTTIMIIIWVDRSLHTPMYFFLCILSFCETCYTFVIVPKMLVDLIAERKTISFLGCAVQMYFFLFLGCSHSFLLAVMGYDRCVAICHPLHYNSSMTWRVCAQLVVASALSGLLVAQVVTPLVFCLPFQASRKLSHFFCDISPVLRVAFTHTNLSEAIIFTLGISVLTIPLMLILISYLFIVLAILQIPSARGRHKAFSTCSAHLIVVVVHYGCASFIYLRPSSSYSSDQDALISVTYTILTPLLNPMIYSLRNKDVKVALQKAIRKNILSQKVFQ; encoded by the coding sequence atGGGGAACAACAACCAAACCCTGGCCACAGACTTCATCTTCCTGGGTTTCTCCAGCCTCACAGAACTGCAGAAGCTGCTTCTTGTGGTGTTTTTGCTGCTGTACCTGGTCACTCTGAGCATGAATACCACTATAATGATTATCATATGGGTTGATCGGAGCCTTCACACACCCATgtactttttcctttgcatcttGTCCTTTTGCGAGACTTGCTACACCTTTGTCATTGTCCCCAAGATGCTGGTAGACTTAATAGCAGAGAGAAAAACGATTTCTTTCCTGGGCTGTGCTGTACAAATgtacttcttccttttcttgggGTGctcccactccttcctcctggcAGTCATGGGCTATGACCGCTGTGTTGCCATCTGCCACCCCCTGCACTACAACAGCAGCATGACTTGGCGAGTGTGTGCTCAGCTGGTGGTTGCTTCTGCTCTGAGTGGCTTGCTGGTTGCCCAGGTGGTTACCCCCTTGGTATTTTGCTTGCCCTTCCAGGCATCCAGGAAACTCAGCCATTTCTTCTGTGACATCTCCCCTGTCCTCCGAGTTGCCTTTACTCACACAAATCTCAGCGAGGCCATTATCTTCACGCTGGGTATCTCTGTCCTTACAATACCACTGATGCTGATTCTCATTTCATACCTCTTCATTGTCCTGGCCATCTTGCAGATCCCTTCAGCCCGAGGGAGGCACAAAGCCTTCTCCACCTGTAGTGCTCACCTGATAGTGGTGGTTGTTCATTATGGCTGTGCCTCCTTCATCTACCTGAGACCCAGCTCCAGCTACTCATCGGATCAGGATGCATTGATCTCTGTCACTTATACCATCCTCACTCCCCTGCTCAACCCCATGATTTACAGCCTAAGGAACAAGGATGTCAAAGTGGCTCTTCAAAAAGCAATCAGGAAAAACATACTATCTCAGAAAGTTTTCCAGTGA
- the LOC104642118 gene encoding olfactory receptor 5AP2-like, whose product MESMIIFREVNGTSLLEFLLLGSGNVPSLQAPLFLLSLIIYLVTMIVNILIVVLLVAEQHLHTPIYFFLESLSSLETCYSSTILPRLLASFLTGNRTISAHGCMAQFYAFGSFVTTECYLLTAMSYDQYLAICQPLLYANLMTWKVCLQMAAASWLAGLGVSLVVTVFLSQLQFCGHKEIIPLLELTCSNTRLIAALAFALCFLSIVFPFVFTLVSYVCIIAAILRVPSSMGRQKAFSTCSSHLIIVTVFYGTLFIAYMMPRTAPLRQLNKMLSFFYTVLMPLVNPLIYTLRNREIREALRTGLREALAFTQSSW is encoded by the exons ATGGAAAGTATGATCATCTTCAGGGAA GTGAATGGGACATCACTGTTGGAGTTCCTTCTGTTGGGATCAGGAAATGTCCCCTCACTCCAGGCACCACTTTTCCTCCTCTCGCTCATCATCTACTTGGTGACCATGATTGTGAACATCCTCATAGTTGTGCTGCTGGTTGCAGAGCAGCATCTGCACACTCCCATATACTTCTTCCTGGAAAGTCTGTCCTCCCTGGAGACCTGCTACAGCTCCACCATCCTCCCGCGGCTGCTGGCCAGCTTCCTGACTGGGAATAGAACCATCTCCGCTCACGGCTGTATGGCTCAGTTTTATGCCTTTGGCTCTTTTGTAACTACGGAGTGTTACCTGCTGACAGCCATGTCCTACGATCAGTATCTGGCCATATGCCAGCCCCTGCTGTATGCAAACCTCATGACCTGGAAGGTCTGTCTCCAGATGGCGGCTGCATCCTGGCTAGCAGGACTGGGGGTTTCATTAGTAGTCACAGTCTTCTTATCACAGTTGCAGTTCTGTGGGCATAAGGAAATTATCCCATTGCTGGAGCTCACCTGCAGTAACACCAGACTAATCGCAGCTCTAGCTTTTGCACTGTGTTTCCTGAGCATTGTCTTCCCCTTTGTATTCACGCTGGTCTCCTATGTGTGCATCATAGCTGCCATCTTAAGGGTGCCATCCAGCATGGGCAGGCAGAAGGCCTTCTCCACCTGCTCCTCTCATCTCATCATTGTCACTGTTTTCTATGGCACCCTCTTCATTGCCTATATGATGCCCAGAACAGCCCCCCTGAGGCAGCTCAACAAAATGCTCTCCTTCTTCTACACCGTGCTCATGCCCCTGGTCAACCCACTCATCTACACTCTGAGGAACAGGGAGATCAGGGAGGCCCTGAGGACAGGGCTCAGGGAGGCCCTGGCCTTCACCCAGAGCTCATGGTAG